Proteins from a genomic interval of Thermoflexus sp.:
- a CDS encoding carbohydrate ABC transporter permease: MRLGRVGIYAALWALALFYLLPVYVLLLTGLKSFAEADLTRMWNWPTQPSLAAFAKAWEKLSPNFMNSVYLVIPATVISSFIGSINGYILARWRFRGSELLFPVILFGMFIPYQSILIPLVRFLQSIGLYGSIPGLILVHVVYGIPITSLIFRNYYASIPGELVEAAKIDGASLLGIYRWVMLPLSQPGFAVVAIWQFTQIWNDFLFAVTVTNKPAQQPITVALQNLAGSQIVEWNVQMAGALLAALPTLLVYIFLGRFFLRGLLAGALKG, encoded by the coding sequence ATGAGGCTGGGACGCGTCGGGATCTACGCGGCCTTATGGGCGCTAGCTCTCTTTTATCTGCTGCCCGTTTATGTGCTGCTCCTTACCGGCCTGAAGAGCTTCGCCGAGGCGGATCTGACGCGCATGTGGAACTGGCCGACCCAGCCCTCGCTGGCCGCTTTCGCCAAGGCATGGGAAAAGCTCTCCCCGAACTTCATGAACAGCGTCTACCTGGTGATCCCGGCCACCGTGATCTCTTCCTTCATCGGCTCCATCAACGGCTACATCCTGGCCCGGTGGCGCTTCCGAGGCTCGGAGCTCCTCTTCCCGGTCATCCTCTTCGGCATGTTCATCCCCTATCAGAGCATCCTGATCCCGCTGGTTCGTTTCCTTCAGTCCATCGGCCTCTACGGCTCCATACCGGGGCTCATCCTGGTCCACGTGGTTTACGGCATCCCCATCACCTCCCTCATCTTTCGCAATTACTACGCGTCGATCCCCGGGGAGCTGGTGGAGGCCGCCAAGATCGATGGGGCTTCTCTGCTGGGCATCTATCGCTGGGTGATGCTCCCCCTTTCCCAGCCTGGATTCGCCGTGGTGGCCATCTGGCAGTTCACCCAGATCTGGAACGATTTCCTCTTTGCGGTCACGGTGACCAACAAGCCGGCTCAGCAGCCGATCACGGTGGCGCTGCAGAACCTGGCGGGGAGCCAGATCGTCGAGTGGAATGTCCAGATGGCCGGCGCGCTGCTGGCCGCCCTGCCTACGCTGCTGGTTTACATCTTCCTGGGCCGCTTCTTCCTGCGCGGGTTGCTCGCGGGGGCCCTGAAAGGATAG
- the recF gene encoding DNA replication/repair protein RecF (All proteins in this family for which functions are known are DNA-binding proteins that assist the filamentation of RecA onto DNA for the initiation of recombination or recombinational repair.): MWLRALSLTQFRNYARLEWRLEPRVMIIYGGNAQGKTNLLEAIAYAAMGHSFRTSSDRELIHWSAWQDPMPFARVIAEFMRKDGPVRLELTLVAEGGIPSRLTLTPEAASIRKQVRINGVPHRVLDLFGQAAVVLFTPQDVEVVGGPPAERRRLLDLLIAQTSSAFARTLTAYQRALAQRNALLRQLQEEGGDPAQLDLWDEAVARYGAPLMDQRARALRAIARHAEDIHKALSGGEPMFLRYVPGLDPFQAEGQMALGGMTWGETLPEDELREAFRRALLRERALDIRRGTTRIGPHRDDLRFVVDGVDLGLYGSRGQQRTAILAFKLAAARWLASIFQESPVLLLDEVMAELDGERRRYLLRALEDVEQAILTTADPMLFEPEFRERVRRFVVQAGFLREAH; the protein is encoded by the coding sequence ATGTGGCTTCGAGCGCTCAGCCTGACTCAGTTTCGAAACTACGCGCGGCTCGAGTGGCGATTGGAGCCGCGGGTGATGATCATTTACGGCGGGAACGCCCAGGGGAAAACGAACCTCCTGGAGGCCATCGCCTATGCGGCCATGGGGCACTCGTTCCGCACCTCCAGCGATCGGGAGCTGATCCACTGGTCGGCCTGGCAGGACCCCATGCCGTTCGCCCGGGTGATCGCCGAATTTATGCGGAAGGACGGCCCGGTTCGTCTGGAGCTCACGCTGGTGGCGGAGGGAGGCATACCCTCCCGCCTGACCCTCACGCCAGAGGCCGCCTCCATCCGCAAGCAGGTGCGAATCAACGGGGTTCCCCATCGGGTGCTGGATCTCTTCGGACAGGCCGCGGTTGTCCTGTTCACCCCGCAGGATGTCGAGGTGGTGGGGGGGCCGCCGGCGGAGCGGCGGCGGTTGCTGGATCTCCTGATCGCCCAGACCTCGTCAGCCTTCGCCCGGACGCTAACCGCTTATCAGCGCGCCCTCGCCCAGCGCAATGCGCTGCTCCGCCAGCTCCAGGAGGAGGGCGGCGACCCGGCGCAGCTGGATCTATGGGATGAGGCGGTGGCTCGCTATGGGGCCCCGCTGATGGATCAGCGGGCCCGCGCCCTGCGAGCCATCGCCCGCCATGCCGAGGACATCCACAAAGCCCTCAGCGGGGGGGAACCCATGTTCTTGCGATATGTGCCCGGCCTGGATCCCTTTCAGGCGGAGGGTCAGATGGCGCTGGGAGGGATGACGTGGGGGGAGACCCTCCCGGAAGACGAGTTGCGGGAAGCTTTCCGGCGCGCTCTGCTTCGTGAGCGCGCGCTGGATATCCGGCGGGGGACCACCCGGATCGGCCCCCATCGGGATGATCTGCGGTTCGTTGTGGACGGGGTAGACCTGGGCCTTTATGGTTCTCGCGGGCAACAGCGCACAGCGATCCTGGCCTTCAAGCTGGCGGCTGCCCGCTGGCTGGCTTCTATCTTTCAGGAAAGCCCCGTCCTGTTGCTGGACGAGGTCATGGCGGAGCTGGACGGGGAGCGCCGGCGCTATCTGCTCCGAGCCCTGGAGGATGTAGAGCAGGCTATCCTGACCACCGCGGATCCTATGCTCTTCGAGCCGGAGTTCCGGGAGCGGGTTCGCCGCTTTGTGGTGCAGGCCGGGTTCCTCCGCGAGGCGCATTAG
- a CDS encoding S41 family peptidase, with protein MNSLLRRAGNLLLFAILATGLLGSAFLSGFAVAWGMHPAPSRTRSAAPAVTTPAAPPQDLQQAFGIFWEAWKLVQEEYYGEIPAPQTVVYGAVRGALQTLGDPYTSFIEPKIARILEEDASGQFEGIGALVRMNRDNKLEIVRVFEGSPAQKAGIRAGDLVIEVNGQSIVGYSIYEAVALIRGPADTSVTLTIERPGQREPLRVTVTRARITIPVVEARMLPENIAYIRLLDFSAQATRQLQEQLKGLLAQNPRGLILDLRDNPGGFLDQAIQVADLFLDEGVIAYERTKDGEERVFRSKSGDIGEKIPMVVLVNAGSASATEIVAGALQDRGRARLIGERTFGKGSVQLVHTLSDGSELRVTIARWFTPSNRAIHGEGLKPDIEVKAEPGAETGGVDPQLQRAVEVLLQGQ; from the coding sequence GTGAATAGCTTGCTCCGACGCGCAGGAAACCTTCTTCTATTCGCTATCCTGGCGACCGGATTGCTCGGCTCCGCGTTTTTAAGCGGGTTCGCCGTCGCATGGGGAATGCACCCAGCGCCTTCCCGGACCCGGTCCGCCGCGCCGGCGGTGACCACGCCAGCCGCGCCGCCCCAGGATCTCCAGCAAGCTTTCGGGATCTTCTGGGAAGCGTGGAAGCTGGTTCAGGAGGAATATTACGGCGAGATCCCTGCCCCCCAGACGGTGGTCTACGGCGCTGTGCGGGGCGCCCTGCAGACCCTGGGGGATCCCTATACGTCCTTCATCGAACCCAAGATCGCCCGGATCCTGGAGGAGGACGCTTCGGGGCAGTTTGAAGGGATCGGGGCCTTGGTGCGCATGAACCGGGACAACAAACTGGAGATCGTGCGCGTCTTCGAGGGCTCCCCAGCCCAGAAGGCCGGCATCCGGGCCGGGGACCTGGTGATCGAAGTCAACGGGCAATCGATCGTCGGCTACAGCATCTATGAGGCCGTGGCGCTGATCCGGGGCCCGGCCGACACCTCGGTGACCCTCACCATTGAACGCCCTGGGCAGCGCGAACCCCTCCGGGTCACCGTCACCCGGGCTCGCATCACCATCCCCGTTGTGGAAGCCCGCATGCTCCCTGAAAACATCGCGTATATCCGGCTGCTCGACTTCAGCGCCCAGGCGACCCGTCAGCTCCAGGAGCAACTGAAAGGGCTGCTGGCCCAGAACCCGCGGGGCCTCATCCTGGACCTGCGCGATAACCCGGGGGGGTTCCTGGACCAGGCTATTCAAGTCGCCGATCTCTTCCTGGACGAGGGAGTGATCGCCTATGAGCGCACGAAGGACGGCGAGGAGCGGGTGTTCCGCTCCAAGAGCGGCGATATCGGGGAAAAGATCCCCATGGTGGTGCTGGTGAACGCCGGAAGCGCCAGCGCCACAGAGATCGTGGCCGGCGCTCTGCAGGATCGCGGTCGGGCCCGACTGATCGGCGAGCGAACGTTCGGGAAGGGATCTGTGCAGCTCGTCCATACCCTTTCCGACGGCTCCGAGCTACGGGTCACCATCGCCCGCTGGTTCACGCCCAGCAACCGGGCGATCCACGGGGAAGGATTGAAGCCGGATATCGAGGTGAAGGCAGAGCCTGGAGCGGAAACCGGAGGGGTGGATCCTCAGCTGCAGCGTGCGGTGGAGGTCCTGCTGCAGGGGCAATGA
- a CDS encoding sugar ABC transporter permease, with product MEKRPQDPAPTIGAPRVAQRTVPVPRWLHAAREIRRRLESALPVLLLTPSVIAVLIFVYGFIGWTVYISLTRWNDVLPDYTFVGLRNYIGLFQTPRFQADIRNVMVFTTLFLLGAIGVGFFAALLLDQRVKGETFFRSVFLFPMAISFIVTGIAWQWLFNPQTGINLLLKYVGYSGPLPRWFTDPTIMFGVKAGAIQVGLPVALIPVVIAATWQLSGFTMAMYLAGLRGIPEELREAARVDGASEWQIYRHVVLPLLRPVTLSALIVLGHISLKIFDLTVAMTGSGPGFATDMPAYFMFETTFRGNHFAQGAAIATIMLLTVAALIIPYLRYSLSRETEL from the coding sequence ATGGAGAAGCGCCCTCAGGATCCGGCTCCCACCATCGGCGCGCCCCGGGTCGCGCAACGGACGGTTCCCGTTCCCCGATGGCTGCATGCCGCGAGGGAAATCCGGCGGCGCCTGGAGAGCGCGCTGCCGGTTCTCCTGCTCACCCCCTCGGTGATCGCGGTGCTGATTTTCGTCTACGGGTTCATCGGGTGGACCGTCTACATCTCGCTGACCCGATGGAACGATGTGCTGCCGGATTACACGTTCGTCGGCCTGCGAAACTATATCGGGCTGTTTCAAACCCCACGGTTCCAGGCGGACATCCGCAACGTGATGGTCTTCACGACCCTCTTCCTACTGGGGGCGATCGGGGTGGGCTTCTTCGCCGCCCTTTTGCTGGATCAGCGGGTGAAGGGGGAGACGTTCTTCCGCAGCGTGTTCCTGTTCCCCATGGCCATCTCCTTCATCGTAACCGGCATCGCATGGCAATGGCTGTTCAACCCCCAAACCGGCATCAATCTTCTTTTAAAATATGTGGGCTACTCTGGACCGCTGCCGCGCTGGTTCACGGATCCTACCATTATGTTCGGCGTGAAGGCGGGGGCGATTCAGGTGGGGCTTCCGGTGGCGTTGATCCCGGTGGTGATCGCCGCCACGTGGCAGCTTTCCGGGTTTACCATGGCCATGTATCTGGCCGGCCTGCGGGGGATCCCGGAGGAGCTGCGGGAAGCCGCCCGGGTGGATGGGGCCAGCGAGTGGCAGATCTATCGCCATGTGGTCCTGCCGCTGCTCCGGCCGGTCACCCTGAGCGCTCTGATTGTGCTGGGGCATATCTCCCTCAAGATCTTTGACCTCACCGTGGCGATGACCGGCAGCGGCCCGGGGTTCGCCACAGACATGCCCGCCTACTTCATGTTTGAAACCACGTTCCGGGGGAACCATTTCGCCCAGGGAGCCGCGATCGCCACCATCATGCTCCTCACTGTCGCCGCCCTGATCATCCCCTACCTTCGCTACAGTCTGAGCCGGGAGACCGAGCTATGA